A single Phoenix dactylifera cultivar Barhee BC4 chromosome 1, palm_55x_up_171113_PBpolish2nd_filt_p, whole genome shotgun sequence DNA region contains:
- the LOC120106586 gene encoding short-chain dehydrogenase reductase 3b-like → MSKQRLEGKVAIITGAASGIGEATARIFAAHGALVVIADIQDELGAGVVASIGPDKCKYKHCDVRSEKEVEELVGFAIKAYGRLDIMFSNAGISEKITSSILDVDFDVLDNVIAVNVRGIAATIKHAGRAMVASGTRGSIICTASIAATRGGYGRAVYTTSKHALVGLVRSAAAELGRHGIRANCVSPAGVATPLALKYTGQSQSQSDEIFEGMMVLKGGGPLKASDTGEAALFLASDESAFVTGQNLIVDGGATAVGAIPPVPAAQVK, encoded by the exons ATGTCTAAGCAGAG GTTGGAAGGCAAGGTGGCCATCATCACTGGCGCGGCCAGTGGGATCGGGGAGGCCACCGCAAGGATCTTCGCAGCCCACGGCGCCCTCGTCGTCATCGCCGACATCCAGGACGAGCTGGGCGCCGGCGTCGTCGCCTCCATCGGCCCGGACAAGTGCAAGTACAAGCACTGCGACGTGCGCAGCGAGAAGGAAGTAGAGGAGCTCGTGGGCTTCGCCATCAAGGCCTACGGCCGGCTCGACATCATGTTCAGCAACGCCGGGATCTCGGAGAAGATAACCAGCAGCATTCTGGACGTGGACTTCGACGTGCTCGATAATGTCATCGCCGTCAACGTCCGCGGCATAGCTGCCACGATCAAGCATGCAGGGAGGGCGATGGTGGCCAGCGGGACACGAGGATCGATCATATGCACGGCGAGCATCGCGGCAACGAGGGGCGGATACGGGCGGGCAGTGTACACAACGTCGAAGCATGCGTTGGTCGGGCTCGTGCGGTCGGCGGCAGCGGAGCTTGGAAGGCATGGAATACGGGCGAACTGCGTGTCGCCGGCCGGCGTGGCGACGCCGCTGGCTCTGAAATACACTGGGCAGAGCCAGAGTCAGTCAGACGAGATTTTCGAGGGCATGATGGTGTTGAAGGGAGGAGGGCCGTTGAAGGCAAGTGATACTGGGGAGGCTGCACTCTTCCTGGCGTCCGACGAGTCGGCGTTCGTCACCGGACAAAACCTGATCGTTGATGGGGGGGCGACTGCTGTTGGTGCGATCCCTCCAGTCCCTGCAGCCCAAGTGAAATGA